In Clostridium thermosuccinogenes, the genomic stretch TGCACAGGGCTATAAATGGGCTGTAGATTAACACAAAGTAAAAAACATAACGGCCAGCAGAGTTGTGATGCCGATGAAAAAGGAAAGAACCCGGTTTTTATATGCAGGCGCGTTTGCTAAAAACAATAAGAATAGGCAAACATAAATGAATAATTGCAGAGAATAAGGCTTAATGGCTTGCTTAAGGACATTGAATGGGTCGGCACTAAGGTGTAAAATATAAAGAATATCAAAATAACAGGGAGCTGATAAAGCTCCGTGGATCAAAGCAGAAAGAGCTGGAGGTTGTAGCAGAAATGAGCAGCTTCATAGAACTAAGGAATGTAAAAAAGAAATATGTTGTAGGTGAGGTTGAGATAAAGGCAGTGGATGATGTTTCCTTTTCCATTGACAAGGGAGAATTCGCTGTCATAATGGGTGCCAGCGGTGCCGGCAAATCCACCATACTTAACCTTCTGGGAGGAATGGATCAGGTTACGGAGGGCAGTATTTTTGTTGACGGCAGCGAGATAAGCAAATATGACAAAAAGATGCTTACAAAATACAGGCGGGAGGATATAGGCTTTGTATTTCAGTTCTATAACCTCGTACAGAATCTGAACGCATTGGAGAATGTAGAACTGGCGGTAGAGATATGCAAAAATCCCATGGACCCTGAAGAAGCCCTCAAAAGTGTAGGCCTTGGCGACAGGATGTACAATTTTCCATCACAGCTTTCGGGAGGAGAGCAGCAAAGAGTATCCATAGCCAGAGCCCTTGCCAAAAACCCGAAAATACTTCTTTGCGACGAACCCACCGGGGCATTGGACTATAACACCGGCAAATCAATATTGAAGCTTTTGCACGACACATCAAGAAAATTTGGAATGACAGTGGTGGTAATAACGCACAATTCGGCCATAGCACCTATTGCCGACAAGGTGATAACCGTAAAAAGCGGAAGGATCGAAAGGATAGTAAAAAATCCTGATCCGGTGCCAATAGAGAGTATAGAGTGGTAGGTATGAGCAGAACATTTATAAAGAACCTATTAAGGGACATAAAAAAGACACTTTCCAGGTTTTTATCCATAGTTATTATCATTACTGTCGGTGTAGCAATCTATGACGGAGTCAGAGCCACAAGCCCGGATCTGAAGATGTCGGGGGATCATTATTTTAAAGAAAGCAATTTCATGGATTTCAAGGTCATATCCACTCTGGGATTAACAGAAGATGACCTTTGGGAGATAAGAAAGCTGGACGGAATAACGGCGGCGGAAGGTTCTTATTCTCTTGATGCGGTGGTGGAAAAGGATAAGAAGGCGATGGTCGTGAATATTAATTCCCTGCCGGATGAAAGGGGCATTAACAGGCTGAAAATAGTCCGGGGCAGAAGACCGGAAAAAAACGATGAAGCCGTAGTGGAGGAGAGATTTTTTGCTGAATACGGCTTTATGCTGGGAGATACGATAGTATTGGAATCCGGTGATGAAAAGGCTGAAATAGACGGTCTTAAAAATAACGAGTATAAAATTGTAGGAACGGCCGACTCTCCTCTGTATATTTCGGCCCAGAGGCAGCATAGCTCTGTGGGCAATGGTTCTGTGAGGGGTTTTATATATATCATGCCGGAAGCCTTCGACATGGATGTTTATACTGAGATATATGTAAGGATACAGGGCGAGGAATCGGATAGAAGCTTGGTTAGCCGTGAGCACTATATGAAAGCTGCAGAGGGCATTAAAAAAGCCCTTGAGGCTCTTGGACCTATCAGGAACGAAATAAGATATGCCGAGGTTTTAAAAGCAGCCACCGACAAGATAGAGGAAGCAGAGCAAGAACTCAAAAAATCCAGGAAAGAAGCGGAAGATAAATTTGCTGAGGGTTACAGGGAGTTGGAGGCGGCAAAGGCTGAACTGGAAAAGGGAAAAGATGAGCTGAAAAGAAACGAGATATTATTTAATGAAGAAATGGAGAAGGGAGAAAAACGGATAAAGGACGGAGAAAATGCAATATCAGCTGCAGAAAAGGAGATAGCCTTAAGAACCGGCGAGATAGAGAAGGGCAAACAGGAGATAGCCGAGGCTAAAAAGCTGCTGGAAGAAAACGAGGATAAATTAAACCTGGAAAAGTGGCAGGCGGCAGAGAATATTTCAGCGGCCATATCGGAAAAAGTACAGGAAGCGGAAACTCTGCTGGCTTTGGAACCGGAAAACCCGGAATACATATCGCAATATCATTATCTGAAAAACATATACGAGAACGGCATAAAGGACAAGGATTTTGACAGCATCTATGCCTCGTTGAAGAAATCCGGGGCGATGGATTTGCTAAAACCTTATTTGGACATGGAAGCTTTAAAGCTGAGTTTCGATGAAGCATCCGCCCAAGTAAAGGCTGGAAGGGATCAATTGTCCATCCAGGAGAAAATGTTAAAGGATGGAGAAGCAGAATTGGAAGCCGGAAAGACCGAGCTGGAAAATAACCGAAAAAGCATAGCCGAAGCAAAAGCCCAGCTGGATAAGGCGAGAGAAGAAGGTTTGGCAAGGATTGAGGATGGAAGAAAGGAACTGGAAAAGGCGGAAAAAGAAATAAATGAAAACACCGCAAAGCTTAAGGCAGAGGAAGAAAAGGCAAACAACGAATTCCGCAAGGCCGAATCGGATATTAAGGAGAACAGGGAAAAGTTAAAAAGCATAAAAAAGCCTGAGTGGTATGTGCTGGAGCGTTCCGACAATATCGGGTACGAATCCTATTTCCAGGACAGTGAGAGAATCGACAATATTGGAAAGGTATTTCCGTTAATATTTTTCCTGGTAGCAGCTCTGGTGAGTCTTACCACCATGACGAGGATGGTCCAGGAAAACAGGACGGAGATTGGGATTTTCAATGCATTGGGGTATTCAAAGGCAGCAATAGTAGGTCACTATATGATATATTCCCTTTCTGCCAGTCTTACCGGAAGCATAATTGGTACGGTAATCGGATTCAACCTGTTTCCGTCCATCCTAATGAATGCCTATGGACTGCTTTATGTCGTACCCGACAGGATAATGGCCTTTGATTGGAGACTGGCCTTGCAGGCGGCATTGATAGCAATATTGTTTATAACAGCTGCTTCTATTGGAGCGACACTGGAGGAGTTAAGGGAGACTCCTGCATCGTTGCTGAGGCCGAAAGCTCCGAAGCCAGGCAAAAAGATATGGTTGGAGAGGATAACTCCTCTGTGGAAAAGGATCGGTTTTACAGGCAAGGTTACCGCCAGAAACATATTCAGATACAAGCAGAGGCTTTTTATGACTGTGACAGGCATTGCTGCCTGCACAGGACTAATGGTAACCGGCTTTGGCTTAAGGGAAGGCATAGTAGGCGCTATTGAAAAGCAATTCAATGATATTTTCAGGTATGATATGCAGGTCGTGCTCACAAAGGAGATAAAAGATGATGAGATAAATAAACTAAAGGATGCGGTGATGGAGGATTCCAACATCCGGGCGGTACTATTTACATCCTACGGCAGCACTTCTGTCAGCACTGCAGGTTCCGGAAATGGAGATGTTTATGTGGTTATACCTGAAGAGAAGGCCGCATTGAATGATTATATAAGCCTTTCCATGAAAGGCGAGGATCTGGTCTTGGATGATGAAGGAGCAATACTGACCCGCAAACTTGCCACAGTGTTGGATAAGAAAGTAGGGGATACCTTTAAGCTGACCTTGAACGAAAAGACAGTAGAAGTTAAGGTGTCTGCCATAACAGAGCATTATTTGCAGCATTACATTTATATGAGCCGGGATTATTACGAGAGGATAACCGGAGATAAAGTGCTGTATAACAGTTTTTATGGTCTGATTTATGACAGCGGTGAAGAAGCTGAAAATGCAACCCTCAGCAGTCTAAAGAGCATTGATGGGATAGGGGCTGTAAGCTTTAAGGGCAATGTTCAGATTGAGGCAGGCAAGAGCATGGAAAGCATAGACTCGGTGGTATTCATACTGATCATATCCGCCGGCATACTGGCTTTTGTGGTAATATACAACCTGACAAACATAAATATCAATGAAAGAAGAAGGGAACTGGCAACAATAAAACTGTTGGGCTTCTACGATAAGGAGCTGGCAATGTACATATACCGGGAGAACATAATATTGACCATTATCGGATGCCTTTTGGGAATACCTCTGGGGAAACTGCTCACCAATTTTGTGATTGTTACGGCGGAAACAAATATAATGATGTTTATGAGAACCATTGATGCGGTTTATTTTCTGTATTCCATCGCATTAACCATTGCTTTTTCCGTAATAGTGAACCTGGTTATGTATGGAAAGTTCGATAAAATAGATATGATAGAATCCCTAAAGAGCGCTGAATAACTGACTTGGGGCATAACAAGAGTAAGAAAATGGGACAAAAGCAAGAGGAAATATAAGCGTAAAGATCTATACAACAGATTAATGAATATTAAAAAGGAATGGTTTTTGCAATATGCATAGGAACCATTCCTTTAAATTTTATTTGGGTCAAGCCTGAATTTCCTCGGCTTGTTTCATTGTCTTGTGTGCTTTTATATATTTCCATTTGCCGGACCGATACCGGAGATATACGATGGCGGATCTGGAATACTGGTCAAGAACAAGGGCTACCCATGCTCCTATGAGCCCCCAATGAAATATATTGACGAAGATATAGGCCACTACCACACGGAAAACCCATATTCCAAAACCGGATGCATATAAAGGATACATTGTATCCCCTGCTCCCCTCAGAGCTCCTGCCAGGGAAAGCTGCGTGGACTGACCGGGCTGGGCCAATGCCAGGATTTTGAGTACGGTGCCCGCCATGGCTGCGACAGTCAGATCTGATGTATACAACCTTGCCAGGGGATGGGAGAATAGGATAAACATCAATCCCATGAAACAAGCTACGCAAATGGCAATATGATGAATTACGTCGGCATATTTTTTTGCTTTTTCAGCATCATTCGCGCCTAGGCTCTGCCCTACCAGGGAAGTAGCAGCGACTCCGAAAGCC encodes the following:
- a CDS encoding ABC transporter ATP-binding protein — translated: MSSFIELRNVKKKYVVGEVEIKAVDDVSFSIDKGEFAVIMGASGAGKSTILNLLGGMDQVTEGSIFVDGSEISKYDKKMLTKYRREDIGFVFQFYNLVQNLNALENVELAVEICKNPMDPEEALKSVGLGDRMYNFPSQLSGGEQQRVSIARALAKNPKILLCDEPTGALDYNTGKSILKLLHDTSRKFGMTVVVITHNSAIAPIADKVITVKSGRIERIVKNPDPVPIESIEW
- a CDS encoding ABC transporter permease, translating into MSRTFIKNLLRDIKKTLSRFLSIVIIITVGVAIYDGVRATSPDLKMSGDHYFKESNFMDFKVISTLGLTEDDLWEIRKLDGITAAEGSYSLDAVVEKDKKAMVVNINSLPDERGINRLKIVRGRRPEKNDEAVVEERFFAEYGFMLGDTIVLESGDEKAEIDGLKNNEYKIVGTADSPLYISAQRQHSSVGNGSVRGFIYIMPEAFDMDVYTEIYVRIQGEESDRSLVSREHYMKAAEGIKKALEALGPIRNEIRYAEVLKAATDKIEEAEQELKKSRKEAEDKFAEGYRELEAAKAELEKGKDELKRNEILFNEEMEKGEKRIKDGENAISAAEKEIALRTGEIEKGKQEIAEAKKLLEENEDKLNLEKWQAAENISAAISEKVQEAETLLALEPENPEYISQYHYLKNIYENGIKDKDFDSIYASLKKSGAMDLLKPYLDMEALKLSFDEASAQVKAGRDQLSIQEKMLKDGEAELEAGKTELENNRKSIAEAKAQLDKAREEGLARIEDGRKELEKAEKEINENTAKLKAEEEKANNEFRKAESDIKENREKLKSIKKPEWYVLERSDNIGYESYFQDSERIDNIGKVFPLIFFLVAALVSLTTMTRMVQENRTEIGIFNALGYSKAAIVGHYMIYSLSASLTGSIIGTVIGFNLFPSILMNAYGLLYVVPDRIMAFDWRLALQAALIAILFITAASIGATLEELRETPASLLRPKAPKPGKKIWLERITPLWKRIGFTGKVTARNIFRYKQRLFMTVTGIAACTGLMVTGFGLREGIVGAIEKQFNDIFRYDMQVVLTKEIKDDEINKLKDAVMEDSNIRAVLFTSYGSTSVSTAGSGNGDVYVVIPEEKAALNDYISLSMKGEDLVLDDEGAILTRKLATVLDKKVGDTFKLTLNEKTVEVKVSAITEHYLQHYIYMSRDYYERITGDKVLYNSFYGLIYDSGEEAENATLSSLKSIDGIGAVSFKGNVQIEAGKSMESIDSVVFILIISAGILAFVVIYNLTNININERRRELATIKLLGFYDKELAMYIYRENIILTIIGCLLGIPLGKLLTNFVIVTAETNIMMFMRTIDAVYFLYSIALTIAFSVIVNLVMYGKFDKIDMIESLKSAE